A window from Methylococcus mesophilus encodes these proteins:
- the greA gene encoding transcription elongation factor GreA → MNKTPMTTRGAEKLREELNHLKSVARPRVIEAIAEARAHGDLKENAEYHAAREQQGFIEGRIKEIEGKLANAQIIDVTRLNPGGKIVFGATAEIEDLASGDVVTYQIVGEDEAEIKEGRISVTSPIARALIGKQEGDVATVQAPGGTREYEIVSVKYI, encoded by the coding sequence ATGAACAAGACTCCCATGACCACGCGCGGCGCCGAAAAGCTGCGTGAAGAACTCAATCATCTGAAGTCGGTGGCGCGGCCCCGAGTGATCGAGGCGATCGCCGAGGCGCGTGCCCATGGCGACCTGAAGGAAAACGCCGAGTATCATGCCGCGCGGGAACAGCAGGGATTCATCGAGGGACGGATCAAGGAGATCGAAGGCAAACTCGCCAACGCCCAGATCATCGACGTCACCCGCCTGAACCCCGGCGGCAAGATCGTCTTCGGTGCGACTGCCGAGATCGAGGACTTGGCTTCGGGCGATGTGGTGACGTATCAGATCGTCGGGGAGGACGAGGCAGAGATCAAGGAAGGCCGGATCTCGGTGACTTCGCCGATCGCCCGTGCCCTGATCGGCAAACAGGAAGGCGACGTGGCCACGGTGCAGGCGCCGGGCGGTACCCGCGAATATGAAATTGTGTCGGTCAAATATATCTAG
- the carB gene encoding carbamoyl-phosphate synthase large subunit: protein MPKRTDIKSILLLGAGPIVIGQACEFDYSGAQACKALREEGYRVILVNSNPATIMTDPEMADATYIEPIDWQTVARIIEKERPDALLPTMGGQTALNCALDLDREGVLERFGVEMIGAKREAISKAEDRDQFRKAMVKIGLSVPKSDVAHSLEEALAVLDTVGYPAIIRPSFTLGGSGGGIAYNREEFVEICERGLELSPTHELLIEESVLGWKEYEMEVVRDRADNCIIVCSIENLDPMGVHTGDSITVAPAQTLTDKEYQIMRDASIAVLREIGVDTGGSNVQFAVNPKDGRLIVIEMNPRVSRSSALASKATGFPIAKVAAKLAVGYTLDELRNEITGGAMPASFEPTIDYVVTKAPRFTFEKFPQADDRLTTQMKSVGEAMAIGRTFQESLQKALRSLEIGVDGLVGKLAVDSEDRVERLQRELGHPGCDRLFYVADAFRLGWSLDEIHELSAIDPWFLAQIEDLILEETALARRTLASLTADELLGLKRKGFSDSRLARLLDRSEAEVRAVRHRVGIRPVYKRIDSCAAEFATFTAYLYSTYEEECEAAPTEREKIVVLGGGPNRIGQGIEFDYCCVHAAMALREDGFETIMINCNPETVSTDFDTSDRLYFEPLTLEDVLEVVQLEKPKGVIVQYGGQTPLKLARALEAAGVPIIGTSPDSIDLAEDRERFQKLIDRLNLKQPPNRTARSLDEALRGAQEIGYPLVVRPSYVLGGRAMEIVFNDDDLKRYMLEAVSVSNESPVLLDRFLSDAIEMDVDAVADGQRVMIGGLMQHIEQAGVHSGDSACSIPPYDLRPDIQDRVREQVRLLAEALGVVGLMNTQFAIQGEEIFVLEVNPRASRTVPFVSKATGYPLAKVAARCMVGCSLDRQGVFEERIPPYFSVKEAVFPFIKFRGVDPLLGPEMKSTGEVMGVGASFGEAYAKAQRAASVRLAYEGATLISIRDADKPKIVPIARALVAKGFRLVATRGTAKVLQEAGVPCEKVNKVYEGRPHIVDMIKNGQIQLIINTTEGKKAIADSFTIRRQALQHQVTYTTTISGAHAICCALDELGSVDVNRLQDLHGSLS from the coding sequence ATGCCAAAACGTACCGATATCAAATCGATTCTGCTGTTGGGCGCAGGGCCCATCGTCATCGGCCAGGCCTGCGAGTTCGACTACTCCGGCGCGCAGGCCTGCAAGGCGCTGCGGGAAGAGGGCTATCGGGTCATCCTGGTCAACTCGAATCCGGCCACGATCATGACCGATCCGGAGATGGCCGATGCCACCTACATCGAGCCGATCGATTGGCAGACCGTCGCCCGTATCATCGAAAAGGAGCGGCCGGATGCGCTGCTGCCGACCATGGGCGGCCAGACTGCACTCAACTGCGCGCTGGACCTCGACCGCGAAGGCGTGCTGGAGCGCTTCGGCGTTGAGATGATCGGCGCCAAACGCGAAGCCATCTCTAAGGCCGAGGACCGCGACCAGTTCCGCAAAGCCATGGTCAAGATCGGCCTGTCGGTGCCCAAGTCCGATGTCGCCCACAGCCTGGAGGAGGCGCTGGCGGTGTTGGACACGGTGGGCTATCCCGCCATCATCCGGCCCTCGTTCACCCTGGGCGGGTCCGGCGGCGGCATCGCCTACAACCGCGAGGAGTTCGTCGAAATCTGCGAGCGCGGCCTGGAACTCTCGCCTACCCACGAGCTGCTGATCGAGGAGTCGGTGCTCGGCTGGAAGGAATACGAGATGGAGGTGGTGCGCGACCGGGCGGACAACTGCATCATCGTCTGCTCGATCGAGAACCTCGATCCCATGGGCGTCCACACCGGCGACTCGATCACGGTCGCGCCGGCGCAGACGTTGACCGACAAGGAATACCAGATCATGCGCGACGCCTCCATCGCGGTGCTGCGCGAGATCGGGGTGGATACCGGCGGTTCCAACGTGCAGTTCGCGGTCAACCCGAAGGATGGCCGCCTGATCGTGATCGAGATGAATCCCCGGGTGTCGCGCTCGTCGGCGCTGGCTTCCAAGGCCACCGGCTTTCCCATCGCCAAGGTCGCCGCCAAGCTGGCGGTCGGCTATACCCTGGACGAGCTGCGCAACGAGATCACCGGCGGCGCGATGCCGGCTTCGTTCGAGCCTACCATCGATTACGTGGTGACCAAGGCGCCCCGCTTCACCTTCGAGAAGTTCCCGCAGGCGGACGACCGCCTCACCACCCAGATGAAATCGGTGGGCGAGGCCATGGCGATCGGCCGGACTTTCCAGGAGTCGCTGCAGAAGGCCCTGCGCAGCCTGGAGATCGGCGTCGACGGGCTGGTCGGCAAACTGGCCGTGGACAGCGAGGACCGGGTCGAGCGCCTGCAGCGCGAGCTCGGCCATCCGGGCTGCGACCGCCTGTTCTATGTCGCCGACGCCTTCCGGCTGGGCTGGAGCCTGGACGAGATCCATGAACTGAGTGCCATCGACCCCTGGTTTCTGGCCCAGATCGAGGATCTCATTCTCGAAGAAACTGCTCTGGCCCGGCGTACGCTCGCTTCGCTGACCGCCGATGAACTGCTGGGACTGAAGCGCAAGGGCTTTTCCGATTCGCGGCTGGCTCGTCTGCTGGACCGCAGCGAGGCGGAAGTGCGAGCGGTGAGGCACCGTGTCGGCATCCGCCCGGTGTACAAGCGGATCGACTCCTGCGCGGCGGAATTCGCCACCTTCACCGCCTATCTCTACTCCACCTACGAGGAAGAGTGCGAAGCCGCACCGACGGAGCGCGAGAAGATCGTCGTGCTCGGCGGCGGCCCCAACCGGATCGGCCAGGGCATCGAGTTCGACTATTGCTGCGTGCACGCGGCGATGGCGCTGCGCGAGGATGGTTTCGAGACCATCATGATCAACTGCAACCCGGAGACGGTATCCACCGACTTCGATACTTCCGACCGCCTGTATTTCGAACCCCTCACGCTGGAGGACGTGCTCGAGGTGGTCCAGCTGGAGAAGCCGAAAGGCGTCATCGTGCAATATGGCGGCCAGACGCCGCTGAAGCTGGCTCGGGCGCTGGAGGCGGCAGGGGTGCCGATCATCGGCACATCGCCCGATTCGATCGATCTGGCCGAGGACCGCGAGCGCTTCCAGAAGTTGATCGACCGCCTCAACCTGAAACAGCCGCCCAACCGCACCGCGCGCTCGCTGGATGAAGCCCTGCGCGGCGCCCAGGAAATCGGCTATCCGCTGGTCGTGCGCCCTTCCTACGTGCTGGGCGGCCGAGCGATGGAAATCGTATTCAACGACGACGATCTCAAGCGCTACATGCTGGAGGCCGTCAGCGTTTCCAACGAGTCCCCTGTGCTGCTCGACCGCTTTCTGTCCGACGCCATCGAGATGGACGTCGACGCCGTCGCTGACGGTCAGCGCGTGATGATCGGCGGCTTGATGCAGCATATCGAGCAGGCCGGGGTGCATTCGGGCGATTCCGCCTGTTCGATTCCGCCCTATGACTTGAGACCGGACATCCAGGACCGTGTCAGGGAGCAGGTCCGCCTGCTGGCGGAGGCGTTGGGAGTGGTCGGCTTGATGAATACCCAGTTCGCCATCCAGGGTGAGGAGATATTCGTGCTGGAAGTGAATCCGCGCGCGTCCCGGACCGTCCCCTTCGTTTCGAAGGCGACCGGCTATCCGCTGGCCAAGGTTGCGGCACGCTGTATGGTCGGCTGCAGCCTGGATCGGCAGGGCGTGTTCGAGGAGCGCATCCCGCCGTATTTTTCAGTCAAGGAAGCGGTATTTCCGTTTATCAAGTTCCGCGGCGTCGATCCGTTGCTGGGGCCGGAGATGAAATCCACCGGCGAGGTCATGGGTGTCGGTGCCAGCTTCGGCGAAGCCTACGCCAAGGCGCAGCGGGCTGCCAGCGTCCGGCTGGCTTACGAAGGGGCGACACTGATCAGCATCCGCGACGCCGACAAGCCCAAGATCGTTCCCATCGCCCGAGCGCTGGTCGCCAAAGGCTTCCGCCTGGTGGCCACGCGGGGCACGGCGAAGGTGCTGCAGGAAGCGGGCGTCCCCTGCGAAAAGGTGAACAAGGTGTACGAAGGGCGGCCGCACATCGTCGACATGATCAAGAACGGCCAGATTCAGCTTATCATCAACACGACCGAGGGCAAGAAAGCCATCGCCGATTCGTTCACCATTCGACGGCAGGCTTTGCAGCATCAGGTGACCTATACCACCACGATTTCCGGCGCCCATGCCATCTGCTGCGCGCTGGACGAACTCGGCTCGGTGGACGTCAACCGGCTGCAGGATTTGCACGGCTCCCTATCTTGA
- the carA gene encoding glutamine-hydrolyzing carbamoyl-phosphate synthase small subunit, whose product MKTPALLALEDGTVFRGYAIGAEGSSVGEVVFNTSITGYQEILTDPSYARQIVTLTYPHVGNTGINEEDAESAGIFSSGLVIRDLPLRASNWRSQIRLDDYLRQRGVVGIAGLDTRRLTRILRDKGAQRGCIAAGDGLDADASVDMARDFPGLQGMDLAQVVTTQQSYEWAEGTWQLGAEPVHAGNGGFHVVAYDFGVKQNILRLLADRGCRVTVVPARTPAPEALALKPDGLFLSNGPGDPEPCDYAIAAIREFLSTGIPVFGICLGHQLLALAAGARTLKMKFGHHGANHPVQDLSTGRVVITSQNHGFAVEEASLPENVRPTHRSLFDGSLQGIEYTDRSAFSFQGHPEASPGPHDLCDLFDRFIADMKVARNRH is encoded by the coding sequence TTGAAAACTCCCGCGCTGCTTGCTCTTGAAGACGGTACCGTGTTTCGCGGCTACGCGATTGGAGCCGAAGGCTCGTCGGTGGGCGAGGTGGTGTTCAATACCTCGATCACCGGCTACCAGGAAATTCTTACCGATCCGTCCTACGCCCGCCAGATCGTCACGTTGACCTATCCGCACGTCGGCAACACCGGTATCAACGAAGAGGATGCCGAATCCGCCGGCATTTTCTCCAGCGGCCTGGTCATCCGCGACCTGCCGCTGCGGGCCAGCAACTGGCGGAGCCAGATCCGGCTCGACGATTATCTGCGTCAGCGGGGCGTGGTCGGCATCGCCGGCCTGGATACCCGCCGGTTAACCCGTATCCTGCGCGACAAGGGCGCCCAGCGCGGCTGCATCGCGGCCGGCGACGGCCTGGATGCCGATGCCTCGGTGGACATGGCTCGCGACTTTCCCGGCCTGCAGGGCATGGATCTGGCCCAGGTCGTGACTACGCAGCAGTCCTATGAGTGGGCCGAAGGCACCTGGCAGCTTGGCGCCGAGCCGGTGCATGCCGGTAACGGCGGCTTCCACGTGGTGGCCTACGATTTTGGCGTCAAGCAGAATATCCTGCGCCTGCTTGCGGACCGAGGCTGCCGCGTCACAGTGGTGCCCGCCAGGACGCCGGCGCCTGAGGCGCTGGCGCTGAAGCCGGACGGCCTGTTTCTGTCCAACGGCCCCGGCGATCCGGAGCCCTGCGACTACGCCATCGCCGCGATCCGGGAATTTTTGTCCACCGGCATTCCCGTGTTCGGCATCTGCCTGGGACACCAGTTGCTGGCCCTTGCGGCCGGCGCGCGCACCCTGAAGATGAAATTCGGCCATCACGGCGCCAATCATCCGGTGCAGGATCTGAGCACCGGCCGGGTGGTGATCACCAGCCAGAACCACGGTTTCGCCGTCGAGGAAGCCAGCCTGCCCGAAAATGTGCGGCCGACCCACCGTTCGCTGTTCGACGGCAGTCTTCAGGGCATCGAATACACCGATCGTTCCGCGTTCAGCTTCCAGGGGCATCCGGAAGCGAGTCCCGGTCCGCACGATCTGTGCGATCTGTTCGACCGCTTCATTGCCGACATGAAAGTCGCCCGCAACCGTCATTAA
- the rlmE gene encoding 23S rRNA (uridine(2552)-2'-O)-methyltransferase RlmE: MAKRSRSSGRWLAEHFSDEYVRLAQEKGYRSRAVFKLTELDERDRLFEPGATVIDLGAAPGGWSQYAAQRVGPKGKVLALDILPMEPLPGVTVVQGDFLDDAVFQEVLEAIGGRSANVVLSDIAPNMSGNRNVDQPRSMYMAELAFDLADRVLAPNGRFAVKLFQGEGFQEYVALARKAFGSVAMRKPKASRARSAEIYLVGKGYRGGGR, encoded by the coding sequence ATGGCAAAGCGTAGCCGAAGCAGTGGCCGCTGGCTTGCGGAGCATTTCTCCGACGAGTACGTGCGCCTGGCGCAGGAAAAGGGCTACCGCTCGCGTGCGGTATTCAAGCTGACCGAGTTGGACGAGCGCGACCGTTTGTTCGAGCCCGGCGCCACGGTAATCGATCTCGGCGCGGCACCTGGAGGCTGGTCGCAGTATGCGGCGCAGCGGGTGGGTCCGAAAGGCAAGGTTCTCGCCCTGGATATCCTGCCGATGGAGCCTTTGCCGGGAGTTACCGTGGTGCAAGGGGATTTCCTCGACGACGCGGTGTTCCAGGAGGTGCTGGAAGCCATCGGTGGGCGTTCGGCGAATGTGGTATTGTCGGACATAGCCCCCAATATGAGTGGGAACCGCAACGTCGACCAGCCGCGCAGCATGTACATGGCGGAACTGGCCTTCGATCTCGCGGACAGGGTCCTGGCGCCGAACGGACGCTTCGCGGTGAAGCTGTTTCAGGGTGAGGGGTTCCAGGAATATGTGGCGCTGGCCAGAAAGGCGTTTGGGTCCGTAGCCATGAGGAAGCCGAAAGCCTCCCGTGCCCGGAGCGCGGAAATCTACCTCGTCGGCAAGGGGTACCGCGGCGGGGGTCGATGA
- the yhbY gene encoding ribosome assembly RNA-binding protein YhbY, whose protein sequence is MTPELRRQLRAKAHKLKPVVITGQAGITPGVLAEISLALDHHELIKVRVNAGDRETRAEMTALICGESGAELVQSLGHVITLFRKSPERGKKT, encoded by the coding sequence ATGACCCCTGAACTCAGACGTCAGCTGCGCGCCAAGGCTCACAAACTGAAACCGGTCGTGATCACCGGCCAAGCCGGCATTACGCCCGGCGTGCTCGCTGAGATCAGCCTGGCACTGGATCATCACGAATTGATCAAGGTCCGGGTCAATGCGGGGGACCGTGAAACCAGGGCGGAGATGACGGCGTTGATCTGTGGGGAATCGGGTGCCGAACTGGTCCAGTCGCTCGGGCACGTGATCACGCTGTTCCGGAAATCGCCTGAGCGGGGTAAAAAAACCTAG